In Streptococcus sp. SN-1, a single genomic region encodes these proteins:
- a CDS encoding PTS transporter subunit EIIC — MFKVLQKVGKAFMLPIAILPAAGLLLGIGGALSNPTTIATYPILDNSFFQSIFQVMSSAGEVVFSNLSLLLCVGLCIGLAKRDKGTAALAGVTGYLVMTATIKALVKLFMAEGSAIDTGVIGALVVGIVAVYLHNRYNNIQLPSALGFFGGSRFVPIVTSFSSILIGFVFFVIWPPFQQLLVSTGGYISQAGPIGTFLYGFLMRLSGAVGLHHMIYPMFWYTELGGVETVAGQTVVGAQKIFFAQLADPTHSGLFTEGTRFFAGRFSTMMFGLPAACLAMYHSVPKNRRKKYAGLFFGVALTSFITGITEPIEFMFLFVSPVLYVVHAFLDGVSFFIADILNISIGNTFSGGVIDFTLFGILQGNAKTNWVLQIPFGLIWSVLYYIVFRWFITQFNVLTPGRGEEVDSKEISESTDSTSNTADHLKQDSLQIIRALGGSNNIEDVDACVTRLRVAVKEVHQVDKALLKQIGAVDVLEVKGGIQAIYGAKAILYKNSINEILGVDD, encoded by the coding sequence ATGTTTAAAGTTTTACAAAAAGTTGGAAAAGCTTTTATGTTACCTATAGCTATACTTCCTGCAGCAGGTCTACTTTTGGGGATTGGTGGTGCACTTTCAAACCCAACCACGATAGCAACTTATCCAATACTAGACAATAGTTTTTTTCAATCAATATTCCAAGTAATGAGCTCTGCAGGAGAGGTTGTATTCAGTAATTTATCACTACTTCTCTGTGTGGGATTATGTATTGGCTTAGCGAAACGAGATAAAGGAACCGCTGCGCTAGCAGGAGTAACTGGTTACTTAGTTATGACTGCAACGATTAAAGCTCTGGTAAAACTTTTTATGGCAGAAGGATCTGCAATTGATACTGGAGTTATTGGAGCATTAGTTGTCGGAATAGTTGCCGTATATTTGCACAATCGATATAACAATATTCAATTACCTTCCGCTTTAGGATTCTTTGGGGGTTCACGCTTCGTTCCTATTGTTACATCGTTCTCTTCTATCTTAATTGGCTTTGTCTTCTTTGTTATTTGGCCACCTTTTCAACAACTTCTTGTTTCTACAGGTGGATATATTTCTCAGGCGGGCCCAATTGGAACTTTTCTATATGGATTTTTAATGAGACTTTCTGGAGCAGTAGGCTTACATCATATGATTTACCCTATGTTTTGGTATACTGAACTTGGTGGTGTTGAAACTGTTGCAGGACAAACAGTGGTTGGAGCTCAAAAAATATTTTTTGCTCAATTAGCCGACCCGACTCATTCTGGATTATTTACAGAAGGAACAAGGTTTTTTGCAGGTCGTTTCTCAACAATGATGTTCGGTTTACCGGCTGCCTGTTTAGCGATGTACCATAGTGTTCCTAAAAATCGTCGTAAAAAATACGCGGGTCTGTTTTTTGGAGTTGCTTTAACATCTTTTATTACCGGTATTACAGAACCAATTGAATTTATGTTTCTATTTGTCAGTCCGGTTCTATATGTTGTACACGCATTCCTTGATGGTGTCAGCTTCTTTATTGCAGACATCTTAAATATTTCAATAGGAAACACATTCTCAGGAGGTGTAATCGATTTTACTTTATTTGGAATTTTGCAGGGGAACGCTAAAACGAATTGGGTTCTTCAGATTCCATTTGGACTTATTTGGAGTGTTCTGTATTATATTGTTTTTAGATGGTTCATTACTCAATTCAACGTTCTAACGCCAGGACGAGGAGAAGAAGTAGATTCTAAAGAAATTTCTGAATCCACAGATTCAACTTCAAATACTGCAGATCATTTAAAACAGGATAGCCTACAAATTATCAGAGCGTTGGGTGGATCAAATAATATAGAAGATGTAGATGCTTGTGTGACACGTTTACGTGTAGCTGTAAAAGAAGTTCATCAAGTTGATAAAGCACTTTTAAAACAAATTGGTGCAGTTGATGTCTTAGAAGTGAAGGGTGGTATTCAAGCAATATATGGAGCAAAAGCAATCTTATATAAAAATAGTATTAATGAAATTTTAGGTGTAGATGATTAA